The DNA sequence AGTAAGTACTCCCAAATCATCACATTGTGTAGCTGCAGTacacagtagctcgaggttttgcctgggtactTGAGTCTCAAGTACCCAGGCAAAACTTCGAGCTATTGTACTTCAGCTACACATTGTATTGTGTGAGAGAGGCATTCTAACTTTAAGAAGTTCGTTCGCCCCGGTCTCTGTTCATGTTAAttgttatgtgtcacgaacaGCTCTAGCTCACTCAGTCAACCAGTCAGTTGTTGCAAAGGAGACGTATATAGAACAAGGCTATTTATActttagctgtgatatcgcagcggtacttgtagaccaacgtaaagttggcgtcatcctcatcctcatcctcagcctcagacgtcacgcgaaaatgaggatgaggatgacgctacagcgtcagcttcaccggcgtcagatccgattattcccgaatgcgtctgatggaatgataagtgtaaaaacgactttaaaaatgtgctgcAAGTTTCataacacagttacaaggtgagaaaagaaaattgctcaccaaacttcgcattagcaatcatgatctagcaattgaaaaagggagacacactattccaaaaaccccaattactgaaagatactgcaatcagtgtaacaccaacagtattgaagatgaaacacactttttattagtctgtcagaaatacaaagtccaaagaaagtactttttcagtaaaataaatttcccaaacgacgatactgaaaatcagcttatttctctactaacaaaacaagagttatcttttaatgaacaacttgcagattatatttttactttatataaacaaagaaatacctagttatatttattattagctactattattatactgtaatactttatctttattgaagaaaattttaacttatttttgtatcacacttttattgccacaaatgtgatgtaaatcctatatttacaagcaagcaataaaaatattattattatattattatcactgtaaatgttaatcaaaacacagtggggtatgtatttcataatatttagtaacctCTCCTCTTAATATCCGTTTCTCACGATGTAGATAGAACGCAACATTCGTAGCTtttaatttccttaaagttcaaaggttgtatgtttaatacgtttacttttcaggcctcaagtcatagttatacCAGTTAAttgtttataataataattatatgtcctctgaataattagggccttcatatcgcctctcatggtgacgatttttacacatttcggaccaCGTATtcttttttgcaccaatttttggaaaatattaACGCAAGAATTGAGAGcataccaacaaacacatccacggatccatggactgaaaattacggaaatttccaaaaaaactagtctgtatgagatattctaatgataaaatattaactgcaaaccagttttacgattcaaaagaaagttgagaaagaatggagttgttatttcCATAAGTtttgggcgaattttatcatttatccgtcatcGGGTAGCACAACTTCGGCAAATttcggatacgacgctgaagctgacgctgagtagcgtcattttcagcgtcagcttgaaaggtcacctgaggctgaggatgaggatgaggatgacgccaactttaccagggttctcaaaattttttgaagaaggcggaaaatttagaaaagtaggcggttagcttctgcAGTGTTCTCCACGGCGTCTTTTAAATGGGCGTTGCGCCCACTTTAATTTCACGGCCGCCCAGATAACTTGAAATCTACGCCGCCCATCGACGTagtgtttcaaaagtacgaaaaatgagaccaagtaattgtttgtttatttagatttgatctaaaacctccggcaaccaaaagacaaagtcctactcttacgcggaaaatcaaagttttcaagcgtagactttcccttcccacggcccctccacaaaacgcgatgtcgatctatgatcgactatggattgacaaaagtatgaaaaatgagactcagtaacttttggtcgctttacatttgatcaaaaacctactcatcagacaaggccctactcttgcgcagaaaaccaaagctctcaagcgtcgactttctcttccgcgtttgagactttcttctctttcgcgtttgagagaaacaaacgtcggctttattcggaaatggtcagctattcgtgggcgtaacgtcagtccaatAGTAAGCTGCACCcaatgtgaacgtcggaataattcgggctgtagtcgagaaagcaaggatgacctcgagagcgattcccagtacagtacacaTTTGCAGATagcggtactacaggctgatactagatagcacaaagttcaccgcgtaaattgctagactacatatggCCAAataggcacttctgaaatgttatctccggcttgcaagacaacaaaaatatcaaaatattattatcaaaaccagaatttcggggctagagagcgaaacattgctgaaaagtagccggccaaaatacggaagtagccagtcaatttggccggcatcaggctaaaaatgaacacgctgcttTACGTTGGTAACTTacggcgtgtatcgaacgcgctcgggtcattgaggtcatcgccacagttccTGTTGTgtgatgaccccaatgacccgagcgcattcgatatacgccacaagtaccgttgcgatatcacagctatttatacttatgctttCCCGAGGCAATTTAATATTCTGCAACGGAATAAAAAGGTATCGCGGAAATATTTATTTACGAGGTGGCGTCGGAGGTTTTCCTTAGATAAGCTTGGAAAAGTTTGCCAAGGACAAGTTACTCCTGACCGCACAAACCTATTTTTAGATCGTGTTGTTGAAACCAGTAAACATGGTCAGGCAATTTTCGATCGTCTTTATATAGAAATGACCCTATTCGAGTTAAGTACATATCAAACATGTTTGGCAGCATTGATATTTCATCAGGACTTTTTCTATCACCTATATCTTGTCATATGAAAGACCAATGACACCGAAGGCACAATATTGTCTTGAAGGAAAATAACCCATCAATCATCAGCTGCATGTTGTCAACacagatgacaaggaaaccggCCCCTCAAACTATATATAGAACTTGCATGTAATTGATGGTAGGTACAATGCTTTGTGATGTGTCGATACAATGTTCAAAGTTATAGTCTGGTCATAAAGGGATAGTGGTTTGCAATATAATGAACCAAAGTCACTTTGTGGCGTAACTGTTAATAAACCTTTTACTTGCAAGAAGGTGCACGTGTTCTATTTCCATGTTCAGGCCAACCATGCAGTGCAATGCAGGCTGGGTACGTCATTGTCACAAGGGTACGGCTGTTTAAATTACGAAGAATTCAATTATTTTCCGTATTTTAGAATAATTTTGCGTCAAATAGCAAAATGTTACTTCTGTATCGAGGGATAGtttaatcagtttgatttgaaacagcgatataaaatactgtgtcagttaagcttggAAATCGTTGCTGAGTTTTACTCTCTTGTAGCCAGGGTTGCAATCAACATCAATGTGATCAGGGCATGCCAGTTCATGAAGATTGTttgaatgttaatttttttctataattttctgTCCTTTACAATTTGCTGGtcaattttgaaagtgattgaaagttaGAGTTGTGTTCAATAATCATGCATGAAAGTTTTGATGTGAAGTATTCATTTTATTGAAGTAAGCAGCACTGAGCCTGAGGATACATAATGATGAGAAAGTGGCCGACttctaaaatgttttgtttatcaTCACTCTTGCTCATTACTCTATGTGTTTAATTATATGACCTTGACCCTGTAAtgtgtgacccttgaccccatccctgaaaaaaatgTGGCTACTTGTGTTCACATTAGCCAGAAAGGCTATCAGCTTGTTGCCTAGACCCTATACGTTGCTTACGGCCTTTGTGCCTCCGACCCGGGTCGGAGGCCGGAGGCGTATAAGCGATGTATGGGTCTAGGCAAATCAGTAGAGCAAACCCTGTTTACAGTGGTATTGCCTTTCGTAAAAACCCTGTTCGATGTGGTTTCTTTTGTTGAATTCAAAATAACAAGGACTGAACAACCTTGCTTTACTTGCTTTCACACTTAAATCTGTGTGTTTTGAGATACATCGTCACCATAACAATGTCTTCAGAGTAATTCTGTAATTGGTCTTGATGCCCTCTGTCACATTTTTGTTGTCAAGCCCACACACATTACCATATACTGTCAAGGAAAGTAGGACGGAAAACCCAGACACCTACATGGTGTTTGTGGTTATTCTTGGtgatgttttctttgaaaaagggAAGTGGGCCGACTGCGTGAAGAGGAAATGTCATCATTTGTTAACTCTAACTATTTTTGGCACTTCCGTTGTTTTTCCTTCAGAGAAGTACGACCATGCAGTGCTATTTCTGTCCACTATTATGACCTAAATTACTATTTCAATGAAATGTTAAACGCAAGCCAGGTCAGCGCTTCTCTGATTTTCCGTTCAGTTGCTTGTGAGACCTTGCTCTACCGAAGAATTTTCTGAGAAGAATTTTCATTACAAGATGCAAAAATAATATAACATTCCCTAGTGTGTTAGATTTCACAAGTTATGTGTGTGTTATTTTTTGATCACATGTTCGCTCGTGTCCTTAATGTCCCAGTGACGTCCGCGTGGCAGTGTGTCTGTGTCTGACTGTTGGTGAGCATCTCAAGGACGGCTTATccgatcagaatcaaatctactATATGGATTCAATTCGCATCTGGCAAGAAATGattagtttttagctcacatttggtatatgtatatatatcaaaaagAGCTTATGTGGTAGGTCGGTGgcgcgtctgtatgtatgtatgtgtgtgtgttagtatGTGCAGATGGATATccttcaacatcaaaaactcaaaaatccGCAGCACCTTGCTaacatcttagtatttggtatacaggtgcaCACAGGGGTAGAAATGTGAATTGTTTAAATGAACAAGTCAgtgtaaaaaatatgcaaatgaggtaaaaaaaggaaaatccagcaaattgctaaaactctgtaaccacaggccagatttgattgaaactaagggtatgcaggctctttatggtaacttcagatttgttcaattgtggtgaaattttaatGGGTATAACTTTTgggcattttttctgtttttggtcaaaaagtcttCTTCACTGAAAGCACTTGTCCCCTTGCCTTGAAACTTAGTGTGCATGGTCCTGGGGTTGgtctctgtcagatttgttgaaattgtggtgtcttcaaataaaatgaaattttcatatttgtatttttggggggcaATATTTCCCATTCTTGGTCAGAAAAATCagcttctctgaaatcgctcgttcaattgctttgaaacttggtatgcatgatccCAGGGGTAAAGTTAGTTGAAGTATACTCACTGTACTATAGCCTGCTACATCAAACCAAActtgagccaagtgtcattgacgctttGTTTGgagggtgtggcttgcatatatTATGCTTATCTGCATACTTAATAACTGTAGAAACAACAGATATACATAAACAATGGCTGGACATAATTTTGTGAGaaatgctacaaatgttgatcacactggCTTATATAAGGCTAGCAGTGTAAGATACTAAGGGATGATATGtaagttaattgctaatttgcatatttaacaaattttaataatttgggATGTATTTCTGAATTGAAATAATCAAAGTTCACAAAACATGTAATGTACATTGCCGATACTAGGAtcaggggtacctaagaaaTTGTAATTCCGACATGTAAACTGTAACCTTGCCTCCTAACACGGTAGTTTATCGCTTTTATCTGGATATGCGGACTCCTAAACAGTCATACAGCCCGAAAGTCCATGTAGTGCTGACTCCAAAAAGTTAGTCGAGAACTGTTTTCGAACGTTGATGGCGCACACAACATGGCGGACAACACCCAGGAGAACGGCGACGGTGCgtattttactctgttttcGTAGTTATCTAAAAGTTTTTGGCTCTATAATGTGCTGCATTCAGTGAGGTTGACAGTGGAATGTATTTCTGTGAAGTTTCGTGGTCCAATGTGCGATAATTACCTAGAAATCCGTGTCTCCGTTTTTCAATCGAACCCAACATCATGATTCCCTTGCACTACGGCTACCGGCGAGTAAACATGCATGCAGCTGTTTAACGTTAAACGTAAGATTTCACGTCGGAAATCTGTGAAAACAACTTGTAGCTATTGGAAAGTATTCATATTTGGTAACTGagtcttgaaatttgtttatgCAGTGTGATGTGCCACCTGTCAGCAACCATTATCCCTCTCCTCCTGCCTGCAGATACCCTTTGCTCTGCTCTCAAATTTGTTGATTATTATTCCTACAATTTCCATTAAAAACTTATGTTCAAATGTAATTATTGTAACCAGTAACGAGTCCATTTCTTAATGTGTGGACATAACACTATGTACATGTGCAGGTCATAATATTAATGGAATAGTACAATCATACTTGCACAACAGTACTGAGGTCTACATGTTCATGCAGAATTTATCATGGGAACTCACTAGTgtgtcaaaaatctgagaaagcACATCTTACCAAATGCCTTTAATATGAAAAAGTCATGGTATTCCTTAAGTGTTTCTATATGATAATTTTTCCCATAGCAATGCATCTGCTGCATGGTATTGAAGCTGGTGGCTTGATATGCCCAAAGTCACCTGTCACTACTGacttgtgtccagaaaatgttGATACTGCTGAAACGTCAAATGAGGCAGCTGTTGGATCTGGTACAGATGTAGATGGAATGGTTGGTGGAGATAGAACCAGCATATCAAGCGATGATTCTCCAGAAATGTTTGAGAGGCCAGCATGTGTCAAGAAAATGAGAGAGTACAAGTGTGATGTGTGTGATAAGATCTATAAATCAAAATGTGGATATAGAAAACACAGTAGAAAACACACAAAGCAGTATCCTTTCAACTGCTCCTGTGGTACAGGGTtttctgaaaaaactgaaacTCTTGCATACACACCAAACAAGGCCTGATGTTTACACACGTAATGAATGTTCCAAAGTTGAACTTCAAAAATGTCCCTCAAGCAACATAAAGAAGGTTGTCATTAATCAAACTGTACTTGTTCTTGTTGGAAATTCTTTGGGTTGAAATCAAGGCACATTACACCCATTTGAAAATGCAATCTTGGGAGAGAGAATTCAAGTGTGCATCATGTAGTTATGAAACTTGTCGAAAAGCAGACTTGAAGAAACACTGCATGAATAAACACAGTGAGGAGACCCCTTTCATTTGTACCCGATGTGGCCATGGTTTTAAAACTAAATATAATCTCTCAAAACATGAGTCTTGTAAATTTCCTTGCAATGATGCACAGGAATCACTCTTGTGGGAGGACATTGACTTAGGAAATATTAGGGGCTTTCATTTGATCAATTTGACTGACATATTTGTAGTTCTTAAACAAGTCATAAAAGAGTTAAAACAGGTTTTTTCAGTACTGTTGAAAGGCATAATATGCATGTGAAGTGAATATTAAGATATGATATTAACAGAGTTCtgagaaaattaagttttgagGAATTAATAGGTAGATGTTCTTGCAGTTTTTTAATGTGTTTATTCTCTATAGTTCTAGATTCTTTAATAGTCACTAGTTTGTACttcaaaatggaaagaaattgGAAACAAGCACTCCACTACCTCATACATGCGAAGTCAAACTTGTAAAGAGAGAGTTCATCAGAGAAGAGACTCTCCTTTAAAGCAATACTTGTGTTCTaaaatgttctgtttttttCCATGTAACAATCGAAATACATTCATGGAGTATTATTACATGATCAGATTTTTTATTAAAGCAATGTACCTGCATATAACACTGTTGCATAGTGTTTCTGTTACAGTAATTAAGTTATTCGTCTCAGTCTCTCCATTCAGTAATGCAACATAAAACTCCTAGCTCTGTTAAGTGTTCTATAGGTATATACAAAGAACTATACACTTCCACAAAGAAACTATCACAACACAGTTAATGTACAGTATCTCTTCATTCACTTTACCAGTTTTTTTTGGTTCAAGTTGAATACAGAAAAATCTTCGACAAAAGGTGCTTTTCAGTGGtttgattttacaaataaattgcTAAAAGATCACATTTAAAAACACATAGAAAGCATCTCAAAGATATGCACAGTTTTCTCAACTAAATAGACTACTGCAGTTTTTCTACTAAAACTTTACCTTTAAGGAGATTTGAGTTTACACAGTGACCTCTATAAAGCACAATTGGGGACattgaaatcaatgaaaatggCAAGATCATATATTCAGTCAGTGATAAGGAATATTGgccaataaatatcaaaaacagCTTTTATTTCCTTTTGGTTAATGGCATCCCATCTACCGGTGTGTAAATGTGTCTGAAATATCTTAATACCATTTGTGATCAAGAATTCctgaaaattcagaaaacatGACATGTTTGCACCAAGGCCTCTGTACATGAATATTCTGATCATAAAAGTGATGGAGACATTAACAGTTATGGTGAACACTGTGCATAAAGACCACAGAGAAAGCCTGATAACAAATTATAAACCCGTCTACTTCTTAAGAATATATAGTTTATTGTTGACTATCAGTACTGGTACACTGACATTTTAGTATGTTGTGAAACTAAGTGTACAGCCAAGCTAAACAGCATTACAGTATGTACTGGAGAGATGAACAatgttgtaacctccacaaatgtaataatctccacaaatgtaatatcaaccacaattgtaataaaatgcacccataaatgtaatatcgcccataaatgtaacaaaaatcaaccataaatgtaataaaaacaccaaccacaaatgtaataaatggtaaccataaatgtaataaaaaaatcacccataaatgtaatacttgtcaaccataaatgtaataaatctattttgtcgttggaattagcccttaaatattgatctatgtaataaggaaagcaactccacacattattcatttcttaattgtttgcgtttagtgtgttttgcatatttgaaaatgtattttacgtttccctgttttgtgtacagaactgactgGCCATGGCTAtgcacagctgtaatctgagtgtcagtgcagtctctactccagagtggggaagactgtataacactacgatcctttaacgccgttttttccaaattgccgtactttcttataATCAAtctcctcaaattcgtcttcagtggataaattgtgtggaataatcgatagattgtctgtattcctatgttgtcccacttgaagtttgttccttcactagggatgccaggatgtctaattttgttctactgtgttcaaggtagtgttcgtattgttttttactagattgaaacattatatgttctcgtcaacatgttttgtgtcgtaagtttctgttataaggtttatatttctctgttatttgttctgagtcatctgtcataaactttgtgtggtatcactggttgacgagttattttgacgcttccttattatgtaattatcagtgtctagaactgctgttccacttccattatctaacggtttgatcagtacctcgccgttttctgatagtgttctcaaagtattctattctgtgtttcggaaaggaaacctagtttcaggaaagtatgcaatgacattacactagtcttattaa is a window from the Ptychodera flava strain L36383 chromosome 11, AS_Pfla_20210202, whole genome shotgun sequence genome containing:
- the LOC139144595 gene encoding uncharacterized protein, which translates into the protein MADNTQENGDAMHLLHGIEAGGLICPKSPVTTDLCPENVDTAETSNEAAVGSGTDVDGMVGGDRTSISSDDSPEMFERPACVKKMREYKCDVCDKIYKSKCGYRKHSRKHTKQYPFNCSCGTGFSEKTETLAYTPNKA